In one window of Cellulophaga sp. HaHa_2_95 DNA:
- a CDS encoding glyoxalase/bleomycin resistance/dioxygenase family protein, producing MKFDRTGIILYTVAYKKCVVFYEEILGLTKLFETTALTCFEFGGSYLMVELDTTYDGQKTAEERTRTCLRMNVSNVMGLAEKLIAKDIAVDYQEHSWGTIPKFHDPDGNLCAFKDSQKFEAQISAFKQTLKK from the coding sequence ATGAAATTTGACCGAACAGGAATTATATTATACACTGTTGCTTATAAAAAGTGTGTTGTTTTTTACGAAGAAATACTAGGGCTTACCAAACTATTTGAAACTACAGCGTTGACCTGTTTTGAATTTGGAGGCTCTTATCTAATGGTTGAATTAGACACTACCTATGATGGTCAAAAAACGGCAGAAGAACGTACTAGGACCTGCTTACGCATGAATGTGTCCAATGTAATGGGGCTTGCAGAAAAATTGATAGCAAAAGATATTGCCGTAGATTATCAAGAACATTCATGGGGCACTATTCCTAAGTTCCATGATCCCGATGGTAATTTATGTGCATTTAAAGACAGTCAAAAGTTCGAGGCACAAATTTCCGCATTTAAACAAACCCTTAAAAAATAG
- a CDS encoding YHYH protein encodes MKNFYSILALSLLISCNSKKKENSQNSEDGRPSLSQILSEFDSDKDGKLSKAEVNGPLADDFDRIDTNQDGFLSETELTAAPGPRPKEEQIIDRSEINTTIKTLAINTEYFIQENIIGDITQEKIALSGIETLCYVIKTHSQATEHQMGPWCPRHIEDGMEKGGLWFKEDKVYDVSGHFIANLAEFYSDDQWKLYREDGTVKYTETEEACLAAAKPDVEEAYNNYCVECLPEYFKDQVTTFFIPVKPVYLNTSQDLGRGGLGIAFNGVNFDPPAPTHAILAAHTIAPLDDHGGHVNPHGGYHYHAVTGGTKEIEQPDVHAPIVGYAIDGFGIYALKDKDDRLAADLDECGGHSDAVRGYHYHAGAVGDNQIIKCLHGLPGYTQVQE; translated from the coding sequence ATGAAAAACTTCTATTCTATACTCGCACTATCGCTATTAATTTCTTGTAATTCTAAAAAAAAGGAGAACAGCCAAAATAGCGAAGATGGTAGACCATCGTTAAGCCAAATACTGTCAGAATTTGATTCAGATAAAGATGGAAAACTATCTAAAGCTGAAGTTAATGGTCCGTTAGCAGATGATTTTGATCGTATTGATACTAATCAAGATGGATTTTTAAGTGAAACCGAACTAACGGCTGCACCGGGACCTAGACCTAAAGAGGAGCAGATTATAGATAGAAGTGAAATTAATACAACCATAAAAACCTTGGCAATAAATACCGAGTATTTCATTCAGGAAAATATTATCGGAGACATTACTCAAGAAAAGATAGCCTTATCAGGAATAGAAACGCTATGCTATGTGATAAAAACTCATTCCCAAGCCACGGAACACCAAATGGGACCTTGGTGTCCCCGTCATATTGAAGATGGGATGGAAAAAGGTGGACTATGGTTTAAAGAGGATAAGGTATATGATGTTTCCGGGCATTTTATAGCCAATCTTGCTGAATTTTATAGTGATGATCAATGGAAGCTGTACCGCGAAGATGGTACCGTAAAATATACAGAAACGGAAGAGGCTTGTTTAGCCGCTGCAAAACCTGATGTGGAAGAAGCATACAACAATTACTGTGTAGAATGTCTGCCAGAGTATTTTAAAGATCAGGTAACGACATTTTTCATTCCCGTAAAACCAGTATATTTAAATACCTCACAAGACTTAGGTAGAGGTGGACTGGGAATTGCTTTTAACGGTGTAAATTTTGATCCACCAGCACCCACTCACGCTATATTAGCCGCACATACCATTGCTCCTTTAGATGATCATGGGGGGCATGTAAATCCGCATGGAGGCTATCATTACCACGCCGTTACCGGAGGCACAAAAGAGATTGAGCAACCAGACGTGCATGCCCCAATTGTTGGTTATGCTATTGATGGCTTTGGTATCTACGCCTTAAAAGATAAAGATGATCGTCTAGCAGCCGACCTAGATGAATGTGGTGGGCATTCTGATGCGGTAAGAGGCTATCATTACCATGCTGGTGCCGTAGGAGATAATCAAATTATTAAATGCTTGCACGGCTTACCGGGATACACGCAAGTACAAGAGTAA